A DNA window from Streptomyces parvus contains the following coding sequences:
- a CDS encoding ferrochelatase gives MSDLRDPAPYDALLLLSFGGPEGPDDVVPFLANVTRGRGIPEERLKEVGRHYFLFGGVSPINAQNRALLDALRKDFADHGLDLPVYWGNRNWAPYLTDVLREMTTAGHRRIAVLATSAYASYSGCRQYRENLAESLAALEAEGLEPPRVDKLRHYFNHPGFVEPVADGVLAALADLPEDVRAGAHIAFTTHSIPTSAADASGPVEAHGEGGAYVAEHLDVARLVIEAVRAETGVEHPWQLVYQSRSGAPQIPWLEPDICDHLETLHGEGVPAVVMAPIGFVSDHMEVLYDLDTEATAKAAELGLPVRRSATVGDDPRFAAAVRDLVLERAASERGRAVQRCALGSLGPSHDLCPVGCCPARAPKPAAAGADSPYV, from the coding sequence ATGTCCGATCTGCGCGATCCCGCTCCCTACGACGCCCTGCTGCTGCTCTCCTTCGGCGGCCCCGAGGGCCCGGACGACGTGGTCCCGTTCCTGGCGAACGTGACCCGCGGCCGCGGCATCCCCGAGGAACGCCTCAAGGAGGTCGGCCGGCACTACTTCCTGTTCGGCGGGGTCAGCCCGATCAACGCGCAGAACCGCGCCCTGCTCGACGCGCTGCGCAAGGACTTCGCCGACCACGGCCTGGACCTCCCGGTCTACTGGGGCAACCGCAACTGGGCCCCGTATCTGACCGATGTCCTGCGCGAGATGACCACCGCCGGACACCGTCGCATCGCCGTCCTCGCCACCAGCGCCTACGCCTCCTACTCGGGGTGCCGTCAGTACCGCGAGAACCTCGCCGAGTCCCTGGCCGCGCTGGAGGCCGAGGGTCTTGAGCCGCCCCGGGTCGACAAGCTGCGCCACTACTTCAACCACCCCGGGTTCGTCGAGCCCGTGGCCGACGGCGTCCTCGCCGCGCTCGCCGACCTCCCCGAGGACGTCCGCGCGGGCGCTCACATCGCGTTCACCACCCACTCCATCCCGACCTCCGCCGCCGACGCCTCCGGCCCGGTGGAGGCGCACGGCGAGGGCGGCGCGTACGTGGCCGAGCACCTCGACGTGGCGCGGCTGGTCATCGAGGCGGTGCGCGCCGAGACGGGTGTCGAGCACCCCTGGCAGCTCGTCTACCAGTCCCGCAGCGGCGCCCCGCAGATCCCGTGGCTGGAACCCGACATCTGCGACCACCTGGAGACCCTGCACGGCGAGGGCGTCCCCGCGGTCGTGATGGCGCCCATCGGCTTCGTCTCGGACCACATGGAGGTGCTGTACGACCTCGACACCGAGGCCACCGCCAAGGCCGCCGAGCTCGGCCTGCCGGTCCGCCGCTCCGCCACGGTGGGCGACGACCCGCGCTTCGCCGCAGCCGTAAGGGACCTGGTCCTGGAGCGTGCGGCGAGCGAGCGCGGCCGGGCGGTCCAGCGCTGCGCACTGGGGTCGCTGGGGCCCTCCCACGACCTCTGTCCGGTCGGCTGCTGTCCCGCCAGGGCCCCGAAGCCCGCCGCCGCGGGCGCCGACAGCCCGTACGTGTAG
- a CDS encoding inositol monophosphatase family protein, with translation MTDPALSDLLDLALEAARRAGALLRDGRPADLGVAATKSSPIDVVTEMDIAAEKLITGYLTDFRPDDGFLGEEGASSPGSTGIRWVIDPLDGTVNYLYGLPTWAVSIAAERDGERVVGVVEAPMRRETYQAVLGGGAFANGEALRCRPTAPLDQALVSTGFNYVAHVRAHQADVARRLIPRLRDIRRSGSAAVDLCDVAAGRLDGYYERGLHPWDLAAGDLIAREAGALTGGRPGLPADGDLTVAATPGVFEPLQAALDELGAWHD, from the coding sequence GTGACCGACCCCGCCCTGTCCGATCTGCTCGACCTCGCTCTCGAAGCCGCCCGCCGCGCCGGCGCCCTGCTGCGCGACGGCCGCCCCGCCGACCTGGGGGTGGCCGCGACCAAGTCCAGTCCCATCGACGTGGTCACCGAGATGGACATCGCCGCCGAGAAGCTGATCACCGGCTACCTCACCGACTTCCGGCCCGACGACGGCTTCCTCGGCGAGGAGGGCGCCAGCTCCCCGGGCTCCACCGGCATCCGCTGGGTCATCGACCCGCTCGACGGGACGGTGAACTACCTGTACGGCCTGCCGACGTGGGCCGTCTCCATCGCCGCCGAGCGCGACGGCGAGCGGGTCGTGGGCGTCGTCGAGGCCCCGATGCGCCGTGAGACGTACCAGGCAGTGCTCGGCGGCGGTGCGTTCGCGAACGGCGAAGCGCTGCGCTGCCGACCCACCGCGCCGCTGGACCAGGCCCTCGTCTCGACCGGCTTCAACTACGTCGCCCACGTCCGCGCCCACCAGGCGGACGTCGCCCGGCGACTGATCCCCAGGCTCCGCGACATCCGGCGCAGCGGTTCGGCCGCGGTCGACCTCTGCGATGTGGCGGCGGGCCGTCTCGACGGCTACTACGAGCGCGGGCTGCACCCCTGGGACCTGGCCGCGGGCGACCTCATCGCCCGGGAGGCGGGCGCGCTGACCGGCGGCCGCCCGGGGCTGCCCGCCGACGGCGACCTGACGGTGGCCGCGACCCCCGGCGTCTTCGAGCCGCTGCAGGCCGCACTCGACGAGCTGGGTGCCTGGCACGACTGA